In Polynucleobacter sp. TUM22923, one genomic interval encodes:
- a CDS encoding DUF1365 domain-containing protein, with protein sequence MHLATINFGAVQHRRFRPAKNVFAYGVFTLSIPMRSRKADIALLSKHGLGDNRFGLFSFFDKDHGIGDNDSLQWIEKILQDNHIDDVDGEIWLQTFPRVLGYVFNPVSFWICTSKNGQVRAVLAEVNNTFGERHCYLLHHDSRESIQSGQTFISKKVFHVSPFCDVQGEYHFRFLFPQDSRSQRNIVCRIELHEDGLPLINTSISGVSQPLSKAALYLAFLRFPLMSLGVIGRIHWQALKLWSKGVPFHSKPKPPELEVTR encoded by the coding sequence ATGCATTTAGCAACGATCAACTTTGGAGCAGTCCAGCATCGACGCTTTCGTCCTGCAAAAAATGTATTTGCTTATGGTGTTTTTACCCTCTCCATTCCCATGCGCTCTAGAAAGGCTGACATAGCACTACTCAGCAAACATGGTCTGGGTGACAATCGATTTGGGCTATTTTCATTCTTCGATAAAGATCATGGCATTGGCGATAACGATAGCCTCCAATGGATCGAAAAAATCCTTCAAGACAATCATATCGATGACGTTGATGGTGAGATTTGGTTGCAAACTTTTCCGAGAGTCTTGGGTTATGTATTTAACCCAGTCAGTTTTTGGATCTGCACTAGTAAGAATGGTCAGGTTCGAGCGGTATTGGCTGAAGTGAATAACACTTTTGGGGAGCGGCATTGCTATCTCCTTCACCATGATTCCAGGGAATCCATTCAATCCGGTCAAACGTTCATCAGTAAAAAGGTTTTTCACGTATCCCCATTTTGTGATGTGCAAGGCGAATACCACTTTCGCTTTTTATTCCCCCAAGATAGTCGCTCTCAACGTAATATTGTTTGTCGAATTGAGTTACACGAGGATGGCCTTCCCCTCATTAACACCAGCATCAGTGGCGTATCTCAACCTTTGAGCAAAGCTGCCCTCTATTTAGCTTTTCTACGCTTTCCCCTGATGAGCTTAGGAGTCATTGGACGCATTCATTGGCAAGCATTAAAATTGTGGTCTAAAGGTGTCCCCTTCCACTCCAAACCAAAACCTCCTGAACTTGAAGTCACACGATGA
- a CDS encoding glutathione peroxidase, with protein sequence MIHHLARYVLAALLLVPFIEFAQAAPSCSPLLSHTFPRLQDEAPQNLCQYQGKVVLVVNTASFCGFTSQYEGLEKLYAKYKDRGLVVLGFPSNDFGQQEPGSNKDIAAFCKNTYDVKFPMFAKSSVSGNNPNPLFKMLIAKTGTTPKWNFYKYLIDRNGNVVDSYGSMTKPSSSTVTAEVEKLLGEKI encoded by the coding sequence ATGATTCACCACTTAGCGCGCTATGTTTTAGCCGCCCTGTTGCTTGTTCCCTTTATAGAATTTGCTCAGGCAGCCCCAAGCTGTAGCCCCCTGTTATCCCATACTTTTCCGAGGCTTCAAGATGAAGCACCACAGAATCTTTGCCAATACCAAGGTAAGGTTGTCCTCGTTGTCAACACAGCCAGTTTTTGTGGATTTACAAGCCAATACGAGGGCTTAGAGAAGTTATACGCAAAATATAAGGATCGGGGTCTCGTCGTTCTTGGTTTTCCATCAAATGATTTTGGTCAGCAAGAACCTGGTAGCAATAAAGATATTGCCGCTTTTTGCAAAAATACCTACGATGTCAAATTTCCAATGTTTGCTAAAAGTTCAGTAAGTGGAAATAATCCAAATCCACTCTTTAAGATGCTAATCGCAAAAACAGGGACGACGCCAAAGTGGAACTTTTATAAATACCTCATTGATCGTAATGGTAACGTCGTAGATTCTTACGGCAGTATGACTAAGCCTAGCAGTAGCACTGTAACTGCCGAAGTTGAAAAACTCCTTGGAGAAAAAATTTAG
- a CDS encoding thiol:disulfide interchange protein DsbA/DsbL, translated as MISFSKRTFLSFTAVVLTGSFSGLINAQSAKIEEGFDYRILPIAQPVETQGKVEVIEFFWYGCPHCFDFEPELSAWVKRQPKDVTFRRVPVAFRDDFMPHSQLFYALEAMGKGDAMNEKVMYAMHKENKRLLTENEIADWVTTQGIDRNTFLATYRSFAVVSKARAARQLAETYRIDGVPTIVMQGRYVTSPSIAGTKAKAIAVMDYLEILIRKNKYK; from the coding sequence ATGATCTCTTTTTCTAAGCGTACTTTCCTTTCCTTCACGGCAGTAGTGTTGACGGGCTCTTTTTCCGGTTTAATAAACGCCCAGAGCGCTAAGATCGAAGAGGGGTTTGACTACCGCATTCTTCCCATAGCTCAGCCAGTAGAGACCCAGGGAAAGGTCGAGGTCATCGAATTTTTTTGGTATGGCTGCCCACATTGTTTTGATTTTGAGCCGGAGTTAAGTGCGTGGGTAAAGCGCCAACCTAAAGATGTCACCTTCCGGAGAGTTCCGGTTGCCTTCCGCGATGACTTTATGCCGCACAGCCAGTTATTCTATGCCCTAGAGGCTATGGGCAAAGGTGATGCCATGAACGAAAAAGTCATGTATGCCATGCATAAGGAAAATAAGCGCCTCTTGACTGAAAACGAGATCGCAGATTGGGTCACTACCCAAGGCATCGATCGCAATACTTTTTTGGCCACTTATCGCTCATTTGCTGTAGTTTCCAAAGCCCGTGCTGCAAGGCAATTAGCTGAAACTTATCGTATTGATGGTGTGCCGACTATTGTGATGCAGGGGCGTTATGTGACTTCGCCTTCCATTGCCGGTACTAAGGCAAAGGCCATTGCTGTTATGGATTATTTAGAGATCTTGATTCGTAAAAACAAGTACAAGTGA
- a CDS encoding type III pantothenate kinase has protein sequence MSLYLLFDVGNTRLKWAAVESTQNTADRNKKLWAYSGSILTKSFQSAELRAELSDYIAKTLPKPDAIGFCCVAGHDILENLQSLFPQWTDLQWRQLTGDSPYEGMRTRYEEPHKLGADRWAALIGARALSNVNTLVVNTGTATTIDLLGGNGMHYGGWILPGLSLMQESLQSNTAQLPLAIRSNLSPTQASFATNTDQAIIDGCDAAQIGAIVRACQLAKEMNHPVERIWLDGGNAKILASEIKRHSELAALPVEPIEGLVLRGLWAWLLQSL, from the coding sequence ATGAGTCTCTATTTATTATTTGATGTTGGCAATACCCGCCTAAAGTGGGCCGCCGTTGAGTCCACCCAAAATACTGCCGACCGTAACAAAAAACTGTGGGCCTACTCTGGATCCATTCTTACCAAATCATTTCAGTCAGCAGAACTCCGCGCAGAGTTATCTGATTACATTGCCAAGACTTTGCCTAAGCCTGATGCTATAGGCTTTTGCTGTGTAGCGGGCCATGACATCCTAGAAAACCTTCAATCCCTGTTTCCACAATGGACAGATCTGCAATGGAGACAGCTTACTGGTGACAGCCCTTACGAGGGTATGCGCACACGCTATGAAGAGCCCCACAAACTCGGCGCAGATCGCTGGGCAGCCTTGATTGGGGCGAGGGCCCTGTCTAATGTCAATACACTCGTGGTTAATACGGGAACAGCAACCACTATTGATTTATTGGGCGGCAATGGAATGCATTATGGAGGCTGGATATTGCCAGGCTTAAGCTTGATGCAGGAGAGCTTGCAAAGCAATACCGCACAATTACCTCTAGCCATTCGCTCAAATCTATCGCCAACCCAAGCTAGCTTTGCGACCAACACCGATCAAGCGATTATTGATGGCTGCGATGCGGCTCAAATAGGGGCAATTGTTCGCGCATGTCAGTTAGCAAAAGAAATGAATCACCCTGTTGAACGCATTTGGCTAGATGGTGGCAATGCCAAAATTTTGGCCAGCGAGATCAAACGACATTCAGAATTAGCGGCGTTACCTGTGGAGCCCATTGAAGGCTTAGTGCTACGCGGCCTCTGGGCCTGGCTGTTACAAAGCCTCTAG
- a CDS encoding SDR family NAD(P)-dependent oxidoreductase, with translation MKQNGFESFVNQRIWIIGASSGIGEACARALSNAGARVAISARRKERLTALENSVQGITLVVPADITDTAQINTAYQTIVEQWGGVDLLLFVSGVYTPLRADNFDFELARQTVDANLLGPMRAVACVLPDMLKNHSGHIAIVGSVAGYSGLPKALAYGPSKAGIINFCETLYYDLLPEGVSVHMISPGFVATEATAQNDFEMPALITAEEAATEILAGISAGKFDIHFPKRFSGFLKFLRILPYPLYFWFVRRFVKI, from the coding sequence ATGAAACAAAATGGCTTTGAGAGCTTTGTTAATCAACGAATTTGGATCATTGGTGCATCGAGCGGTATTGGAGAAGCCTGTGCAAGAGCCCTCTCGAATGCGGGAGCAAGGGTTGCTATTTCCGCCCGCCGCAAAGAGCGCCTCACTGCACTAGAAAACTCGGTACAAGGAATCACCTTGGTCGTGCCAGCAGACATCACCGATACTGCACAGATCAATACGGCCTATCAAACTATTGTTGAGCAATGGGGTGGCGTAGATTTGCTACTGTTTGTTTCTGGAGTCTATACCCCTTTGCGTGCTGATAATTTTGATTTTGAACTTGCACGACAAACTGTAGATGCCAATCTATTAGGCCCCATGCGTGCAGTAGCTTGTGTACTGCCTGATATGCTCAAAAACCACTCTGGCCATATTGCCATTGTAGGAAGTGTAGCTGGATATAGCGGGCTACCAAAGGCTCTAGCCTATGGTCCCAGCAAAGCAGGAATCATCAACTTCTGTGAAACCCTATATTACGATTTACTCCCCGAAGGCGTAAGCGTACACATGATTTCACCAGGGTTTGTTGCAACTGAAGCTACCGCTCAAAATGATTTTGAAATGCCGGCACTGATTACTGCCGAAGAAGCTGCTACTGAAATACTAGCAGGCATCTCTGCTGGAAAATTTGACATTCACTTTCCTAAACGATTTTCAGGTTTTCTGAAATTTCTTAGAATTCTGCCTTATCCACTCTACTTCTGGTTTGTTAGGCGCTTCGTCAAAATATAA
- a CDS encoding SPOR domain-containing protein yields MNLQTNASSSEYGGTILGFILGLGAGLGIAFVIAFYLSKNTPQERPGIRAPNLPLTIKSGAAPAEGEAAPVTEPLDLNRPLQGKSSAPAANAPDPIGDLANGKKPADANTAPATPAPPTAKTDAIYFLQVGAFNKRADADAQKANLAIQGIQSQLSEVSSEGNTLWRVRVGPYNSVDESNPVRDKLTGIGIKPTIIKASKS; encoded by the coding sequence ATGAATCTACAGACAAATGCATCGAGTTCAGAATACGGCGGTACTATTCTGGGTTTTATTCTGGGTCTAGGTGCCGGTCTAGGAATTGCATTTGTAATTGCCTTTTATCTTTCTAAGAACACGCCCCAGGAGCGCCCTGGTATTCGTGCTCCGAATCTGCCGTTAACTATTAAGTCAGGAGCAGCCCCCGCTGAAGGTGAGGCCGCCCCTGTTACTGAGCCTCTAGATCTGAATAGGCCACTTCAAGGTAAGTCATCTGCGCCTGCTGCAAATGCACCAGATCCAATTGGCGACCTTGCAAATGGTAAGAAGCCTGCAGATGCCAATACTGCACCTGCTACACCTGCTCCACCCACTGCCAAAACAGATGCAATTTATTTTCTACAAGTAGGCGCATTCAATAAGCGTGCTGACGCAGATGCACAAAAAGCGAACCTAGCCATTCAAGGTATTCAGTCGCAACTCAGCGAAGTTAGTAGTGAAGGTAACACCTTGTGGCGCGTTCGCGTCGGTCCCTACAATAGTGTTGACGAAAGTAATCCGGTGCGTGATAAGTTGACTGGCATCGGCATTAAGCCAACCATCATTAAAGCTAGCAAATCATGA
- a CDS encoding VanZ family protein → MNQEDQRPRKFVWPLQAMPLARAISLGYGLLIFYISLTPFDFNFQNGISVLAWLEAPLPRFITLFDVLVNILAYIPLGFMLVFACYPRWRNFVALGIALIISAILSFSAESLQTWLPTRIPSQMDWWANVLGGLLGGLLAIPLGPQWLSGSAIRRRFDQWFGVNWAACALFLLFPWSQIYPQSSWLGTGVWGHAIFASVDWGTMVMNHVVQESIITALCWLGTGLLLSMGMRSKAPQWNILNGLLCLTVLMKVIFTTLQFGVELSFLWLTAGAIWGMILGSILLRWALLLSKGSKFWLTLLCLLSATIAINFLPDNPYFILTLRHWYQGRLIHFNELMQWVSVVWLPLALFWVIRNTFAVQLKT, encoded by the coding sequence ATGAATCAGGAAGACCAGCGCCCTCGTAAGTTTGTTTGGCCACTCCAGGCTATGCCTTTGGCTAGGGCTATCAGCTTAGGCTACGGGCTTCTGATCTTTTATATCAGTTTGACCCCTTTTGATTTCAACTTTCAAAATGGAATCAGTGTTTTGGCGTGGCTAGAGGCTCCACTACCTCGTTTTATTACGCTTTTTGATGTGTTGGTCAATATCTTGGCCTACATTCCATTGGGCTTTATGTTGGTTTTCGCTTGCTACCCGCGTTGGCGCAATTTTGTTGCTCTAGGCATAGCTTTGATCATCAGTGCCATTTTGAGTTTTAGCGCTGAATCGTTGCAAACTTGGCTGCCAACCCGCATTCCAAGTCAAATGGATTGGTGGGCGAATGTATTGGGAGGGTTGTTGGGTGGCTTACTAGCCATTCCTTTGGGTCCCCAGTGGCTATCCGGTAGCGCCATTCGCCGTCGTTTTGACCAATGGTTTGGAGTGAACTGGGCAGCCTGCGCCTTATTTTTATTATTTCCCTGGTCGCAGATTTATCCTCAAAGCTCTTGGTTGGGTACGGGGGTCTGGGGGCATGCCATATTTGCTTCGGTAGATTGGGGAACGATGGTGATGAATCACGTCGTTCAGGAATCGATCATTACCGCCTTATGTTGGCTGGGTACTGGTTTATTGCTCTCCATGGGGATGCGCTCCAAGGCGCCTCAGTGGAATATATTGAACGGCCTACTTTGCTTAACAGTGCTAATGAAGGTTATTTTTACAACACTGCAATTTGGGGTCGAATTGAGTTTTTTGTGGCTAACGGCAGGTGCAATTTGGGGAATGATTCTGGGCAGTATTTTGCTGAGATGGGCGCTACTTTTATCCAAGGGAAGTAAATTCTGGCTCACGCTTCTTTGCTTACTGAGCGCCACAATAGCGATTAATTTTTTGCCTGACAATCCTTACTTTATTTTGACTCTTAGACACTGGTATCAAGGACGGCTAATACACTTTAACGAACTGATGCAATGGGTTTCAGTGGTATGGTTACCATTAGCCCTGTTTTGGGTTATTCGCAATACATTTGCAGTTCAATTAAAAACTTGA
- a CDS encoding FAD-dependent oxidoreductase has translation MGKKKVAIIGAGISGLGCAYALRQHPDLDITIFEGGSHIGGHSNTVDFSMETNEGHITHGVDTGFLVFNRKTYPRLVRLFEEIKVPIAPSEMSFSVSIDAKEKNGADHQIEWAGNDLNSFFGQRSNLLSPSFWRMAYDILRFNRMATRLAENQISSDHEYAEPDERIHDFLNRNRFSTSFKENYFLPMIGAIWSCSVEQMLEFPIRTMVRFCHNHGLLQIQNRPQWLTVRGGSREYVKLLVAALEEHDVKIVRQPISRVNASQTENAPVEVISPSGSAWFDEVIMACHSDQALELVHGIDQTARNILSAVPYQKNRAILHTDIRFLPQNQRCWAAWNYTAKAGASPTAQQHVSVNYLINRLQPLPDQLKNTQIIVSLNPLTNPDPKLVHKEIHYSHPVFDMQAVQAQKELPLIQGNASIWYCGAWTGFGFHEDGLRSGELVAKDLMESIRHPVRSNLIQDTQ, from the coding sequence GTGGGTAAGAAAAAAGTAGCCATTATTGGCGCAGGTATCTCTGGTTTAGGTTGCGCCTATGCATTAAGACAACATCCCGATTTAGACATCACCATCTTTGAGGGTGGTAGTCACATTGGGGGGCACAGTAATACTGTGGACTTTTCAATGGAAACGAATGAAGGCCATATTACTCATGGGGTAGATACAGGGTTTCTAGTATTTAATAGAAAAACTTATCCGCGCTTAGTTCGCCTATTCGAGGAAATTAAAGTACCGATTGCACCATCAGAGATGTCTTTTTCTGTATCCATTGATGCCAAAGAAAAAAATGGTGCAGATCATCAGATTGAGTGGGCCGGTAACGATCTCAATTCTTTCTTTGGGCAACGATCCAATTTGCTATCGCCCTCTTTTTGGAGAATGGCTTACGACATCCTACGCTTTAACCGCATGGCAACCCGTTTAGCAGAAAATCAAATTTCGTCAGACCATGAATATGCTGAACCCGATGAACGAATTCATGATTTCTTAAATCGAAATCGCTTTAGTACAAGCTTCAAAGAGAATTACTTTTTACCCATGATTGGAGCAATCTGGTCATGCTCTGTAGAGCAGATGCTAGAGTTCCCAATTCGAACGATGGTGCGCTTTTGTCACAACCATGGTCTCCTACAAATTCAGAATCGTCCTCAATGGCTTACCGTCAGAGGTGGATCACGTGAGTATGTAAAGCTTCTCGTAGCTGCATTGGAAGAACATGACGTCAAAATAGTGCGCCAGCCCATCAGTCGCGTTAATGCCAGCCAAACAGAGAACGCGCCAGTTGAAGTTATTAGCCCCTCTGGAAGCGCCTGGTTTGACGAAGTCATTATGGCCTGCCATAGCGATCAGGCATTAGAGTTGGTTCATGGGATTGATCAGACTGCTCGTAATATTTTGTCAGCCGTTCCATACCAAAAAAATCGCGCTATTTTGCATACAGATATTCGCTTTCTGCCACAAAATCAGCGCTGCTGGGCTGCCTGGAATTACACGGCCAAGGCGGGCGCGTCCCCAACTGCGCAACAACATGTCAGCGTTAACTATCTTATTAATCGCTTGCAACCACTTCCAGATCAACTCAAAAACACTCAGATTATTGTGAGCTTAAATCCACTGACTAATCCTGACCCAAAACTAGTGCATAAAGAAATCCATTACTCTCATCCGGTATTTGATATGCAAGCTGTGCAGGCGCAAAAAGAGCTGCCTTTAATTCAAGGAAATGCCTCTATCTGGTATTGCGGCGCCTGGACAGGCTTTGGTTTTCATGAGGATGGTTTACGCTCGGGCGAGCTTGTCGCCAAAGACCTAATGGAAAGCATTCGTCACCCAGTGCGCTCTAATTTAATTCAAGATACTCAGTAA
- a CDS encoding (2Fe-2S) ferredoxin domain-containing protein, whose product MSFQHHLFFCLNDRSNGEDCCDRHNAFALFKYAKDRVKELGLSGPGKIRVNKAGCLDRCADGPVMVVYPAGIWYTFIDIEDIEEIIQSHLIQNRPVERLQLA is encoded by the coding sequence ATGAGCTTTCAGCACCATCTTTTTTTCTGCCTCAATGATCGTAGCAATGGTGAGGACTGTTGTGATCGACACAATGCATTTGCGTTGTTTAAATATGCGAAAGATCGCGTGAAAGAGCTCGGACTCTCTGGTCCCGGAAAAATACGTGTGAATAAAGCGGGTTGCCTTGATCGCTGTGCTGATGGACCGGTGATGGTGGTGTATCCCGCAGGTATTTGGTATACCTTTATTGATATCGAAGATATTGAAGAAATTATTCAGTCCCATTTAATTCAGAATCGCCCTGTCGAGCGACTTCAATTGGCTTAG
- a CDS encoding biotin--[acetyl-CoA-carboxylase] ligase: MSWNCLLERVATTQSTNDDLLARWRAGTLEQPVARIARQQTAGKGRAGRVWLAQAEDTLCFSLAYPFSCRPHALSGLSLVIGLCVINGIAAALGTTENALFDQGLRLKWPNDLLLNNAKLGGILIEGGQVNPSSPTWMIIGVGLNIQNETALQQKLEGQSAFGAAALEQLVSKEAPVPDIEFIWLKIIDSFEKYLTEFERSGFTPFKDAWERWDAFRGQAIYIPGAGTQTLHGIASGVDSSGALLLNQPHQNIAIHAGDVSLRMQL, translated from the coding sequence ATGAGCTGGAATTGCCTACTTGAGCGTGTTGCCACTACCCAATCGACCAATGATGATTTATTGGCTCGTTGGCGTGCTGGCACACTGGAGCAACCAGTCGCCAGGATAGCCCGCCAACAAACTGCTGGTAAAGGCAGAGCTGGTAGGGTCTGGCTCGCCCAAGCAGAAGATACGCTGTGTTTCTCCCTCGCCTACCCATTCTCATGTCGTCCACATGCGTTAAGTGGTCTGAGTTTAGTGATTGGCTTGTGCGTCATTAACGGCATTGCGGCAGCACTAGGCACAACGGAAAATGCCCTCTTCGACCAAGGGCTCAGACTCAAATGGCCTAATGATTTATTGCTCAATAACGCCAAACTTGGCGGCATTCTGATCGAGGGGGGCCAAGTTAATCCGAGCTCCCCAACTTGGATGATTATTGGCGTAGGTTTAAATATTCAAAATGAAACCGCGTTGCAACAAAAACTTGAAGGGCAATCGGCCTTTGGCGCTGCTGCACTAGAGCAGCTCGTTTCTAAGGAAGCCCCTGTTCCCGATATTGAATTTATTTGGCTCAAGATAATCGACTCCTTTGAGAAGTACCTTACTGAATTTGAGCGATCTGGCTTTACTCCATTTAAAGATGCCTGGGAACGTTGGGATGCTTTTCGTGGCCAGGCTATTTATATCCCCGGAGCCGGTACACAAACGCTGCATGGTATTGCTTCTGGCGTAGATTCCTCCGGTGCATTGCTCTTAAACCAACCGCACCAAAACATTGCCATTCATGCTGGTGATGTTTCTTTACGAATGCAACTATGA
- a CDS encoding cyclopropane-fatty-acyl-phospholipid synthase family protein, with translation MNRPGQSLLSRLSFSRQSKRASPAQQHRFSSEAIFSLLGQLSSGYLVLTLPNNEVKEFGKRSDELRAEMQILDWSVFKQVLSHGDIGFAESYIRGQWNTPDLKALLELAIRNRTILEKVIYGSWFGSLIYRLKHWLRDNSKSGSKKNIHAHYDLGNAFYTLWLDPTMSYSSAWFSESNNQTLLDAQRAKIQRILRSIDAKPGDRLLEVGCGWGGVMEEALRNGNSITGLTLSTEQKAFADNRLRHVQSEIENTAQFEVRLQDYRDCSEEFDGIASVEMFEAVGEAHWGEYFKMISQRLKQGGKACVQTIVIAEELFERYRNSTDFIQQYVFPGGMLPSRAKFEAAAASAGLVVEAEFPFGADYARTLCIWRDSFNEKIDAIYQLGFDEAFVRLWNFYLMYCAAGFSEKNIDVVQFTLSHQSSASTTKALTP, from the coding sequence ATGAATCGCCCCGGTCAATCCCTCTTATCTCGTCTCAGCTTTTCCCGTCAATCAAAACGAGCGTCGCCAGCACAGCAACACCGTTTTAGCTCTGAGGCAATTTTTAGCCTTTTAGGGCAATTGAGTAGTGGATATCTCGTACTCACACTACCCAATAATGAAGTGAAGGAATTTGGTAAGCGCAGTGATGAACTACGGGCAGAAATGCAGATATTGGATTGGTCTGTTTTTAAGCAAGTCTTATCTCATGGTGATATTGGTTTTGCTGAAAGCTATATTCGAGGTCAATGGAACACGCCAGATCTCAAGGCCCTCCTTGAGCTAGCGATCCGCAATCGCACCATCTTAGAGAAAGTCATTTACGGCAGCTGGTTTGGCTCTTTAATCTATCGCTTAAAACATTGGTTACGCGATAATTCAAAATCTGGCAGCAAGAAAAATATTCATGCGCACTACGATTTAGGGAATGCCTTTTATACCCTGTGGCTAGATCCTACTATGAGCTATTCAAGCGCCTGGTTTTCGGAAAGCAATAATCAGACTTTATTGGATGCCCAGCGCGCAAAGATTCAGCGTATTCTCAGATCAATCGATGCCAAACCCGGCGATCGCCTATTAGAGGTTGGCTGTGGGTGGGGTGGCGTAATGGAGGAGGCTCTTCGTAACGGTAACAGCATTACCGGCTTAACTCTATCGACTGAACAAAAAGCATTTGCGGACAATCGCCTTCGTCATGTTCAATCTGAAATAGAAAATACAGCGCAATTTGAAGTTCGCCTCCAAGATTATCGTGATTGCTCAGAGGAATTTGATGGCATTGCCTCTGTTGAAATGTTTGAGGCCGTTGGGGAAGCCCATTGGGGCGAATATTTTAAGATGATTTCCCAGCGCCTAAAGCAAGGCGGCAAGGCATGTGTTCAAACTATTGTGATTGCCGAAGAGCTATTCGAGCGCTACCGCAACAGTACCGACTTTATTCAGCAATATGTTTTTCCGGGTGGCATGCTTCCATCACGCGCTAAGTTTGAGGCGGCAGCAGCCAGTGCTGGATTGGTAGTAGAGGCAGAGTTTCCTTTTGGAGCCGACTACGCCAGAACCTTGTGCATCTGGAGAGACAGCTTCAATGAAAAAATAGATGCCATTTACCAGCTTGGCTTTGATGAGGCGTTTGTACGCCTCTGGAATTTCTACCTCATGTATTGTGCTGCAGGATTTTCTGAGAAGAATATTGATGTCGTGCAATTTACCCTCAGCCATCAATCCTCCGCTTCCACTACAAAGGCGCTGACCCCATGA
- the rfaE2 gene encoding D-glycero-beta-D-manno-heptose 1-phosphate adenylyltransferase, whose translation MTSLSPPVFESKVCALVDLDDRIAALPRPIVFTNGVFDILHRGHASYLAQARALGASLVVGVNSDISVKMLGKGDDRPINTEADRQALLAALASVDLTVLFTEQTPVSLIEKIRPDIYVKGGDYEIDALEEAKLVKSWGGVAIAIPFLYERSTTTLLGKIRSA comes from the coding sequence ATGACCTCATTATCTCCACCTGTATTTGAGTCCAAAGTTTGTGCTTTGGTAGACCTTGATGACCGTATTGCAGCATTACCAAGACCTATCGTATTTACCAATGGTGTCTTCGATATTCTGCATCGTGGACATGCCAGTTATTTGGCTCAAGCCAGGGCATTGGGCGCAAGTCTAGTGGTCGGTGTAAATTCGGATATTTCAGTAAAAATGCTGGGTAAAGGGGATGATCGGCCAATTAATACTGAGGCAGACCGCCAGGCCCTCTTAGCCGCTCTTGCTAGCGTGGATTTAACAGTATTGTTCACGGAGCAGACCCCAGTAAGCCTGATCGAAAAAATCCGACCCGATATTTATGTCAAAGGTGGAGACTATGAAATTGACGCACTAGAAGAGGCGAAACTCGTCAAATCCTGGGGTGGCGTGGCAATTGCAATTCCATTTTTATATGAGCGCTCTACAACAACCTTGCTAGGCAAGATCCGCAGCGCCTAG